One window of Cydia fagiglandana chromosome 19, ilCydFagi1.1, whole genome shotgun sequence genomic DNA carries:
- the LOC134673705 gene encoding coiled-coil-helix-coiled-coil-helix domain-containing protein 7 yields MTKLNNPNAARINPCLKEQEQSYECLNKNGYDHKKCEAYFDNYNTCKKFWGKIYSDRKARGIYPYLPDVEEREKIKSDYIKNVKDAL; encoded by the exons ATGACGAAACTGAATAATCCAAATGCTGCACGAATTAACCCCTGCTTAAAG GAGCAAGAGCAATCTTACGAGTGTCTGAATAAAAATGGTTATGACCATAAAAAGTGCGAAGCATACTTTGATAACTACAATACTTGTAAAAAATTCTGg GGAAAGATTTACAGCGACAGAAAAGCAAGAGGCATTTATCCCTACCTGCCCGATGTTGAAGAGAGAGAGAAAATCAAGTCAGATTATATAAAGAATGTGAAGGACGCATTGTGA